From a single Oncorhynchus tshawytscha isolate Ot180627B linkage group LG33, Otsh_v2.0, whole genome shotgun sequence genomic region:
- the fdxacb1 gene encoding ferredoxin-fold anticodon-binding domain-containing protein 1 isoform X1, giving the protein MSLQYSQQHNNNSHHRSSVTHREQGEQLQEGSEVMTSSEGGEAVLLVGEGNFSFSAALSRIVATETNDITSGTDDITRETDNIAGGRGLRITATCLQTKEEALRHHGSAHNIHTITHSGGEVLFEVDCTRLSECVCLRGRQFDRVIFNFPHCGRKSGVKKNRLLLKHFFLSCVGVLKEEGEVLVSLCNGQGGTPADRPMREWHNSWQVVAMAAEAGLILNEVRSFDGEKPDSYQSTGYRSQDKSFHAEQGVTHVFSRSVACSAPRGRT; this is encoded by the exons atgagtcttcaatattcccag caacacaacaacaacagccatcatcgaagcagcgttacccatagagagcaaggggaacaactacaagaaggctcaga AGTGATGACGTCATCAGAAGGTGGGGAGGCAGTGCTTCTGGTTGGAGAGGGGAACTTCTCGTTCTCTGCCGCTCTGAGCCGGATCGTCGCCACGGAGACAAATGACATCACCTCGGGGACCGATGACATCACCAGGGAGACCGATAACATAGCCGGTGGGAGGGGTTTGAGGATCACAGCCACCTGTCTCCAGACCAAAGAGGAGGCGCTACGACACCACGGCTCCGCCcacaacatacacacaatcacacactcag gtggggAGGTGCTGTTTGAGGTGGATTGTACGCgtctgtcagagtgtgtgtgtctgcgtggtcGACAGTTTGACCGCGTCATCTTTAACTTCCCTCACTGCGGTCGGAAGAGTGGTGTGAAGAAGAACAGGCTGCTGCTCAAACACTTTTTCctcag ctgtgtgggGGTGctgaaggaggaaggggaggtgcTTGTGTCTCTGTGCAACGGGCAGGGCGGGACTCCAGCCGACCGGCCAATGAGAGAGTGGCACAACAGCTGGCAGGTGGTCGCCATGGCAGCAGAGGCAGGGCTTATCCTGAACGAGGTCCGCTCCTTCGATGGCGAGAAACCTGACAGTTACCAATCCACCGGGTACAG GAGCCAGGATAAGAGTTTCCATGCAGAGCAGGGCGTGACTCATGTGTTCAGTCGTAGTGTGGCCTGCAGCGCCCCCAGAGGAAGGACATGA
- the fdxacb1 gene encoding ferredoxin-fold anticodon-binding domain-containing protein 1 isoform X2 has translation MTSSEGGEAVLLVGEGNFSFSAALSRIVATETNDITSGTDDITRETDNIAGGRGLRITATCLQTKEEALRHHGSAHNIHTITHSGGEVLFEVDCTRLSECVCLRGRQFDRVIFNFPHCGRKSGVKKNRLLLKHFFLSCVGVLKEEGEVLVSLCNGQGGTPADRPMREWHNSWQVVAMAAEAGLILNEVRSFDGEKPDSYQSTGYRSQDKSFHAEQGVTHVFSRSVACSAPRGRT, from the exons ATGACGTCATCAGAAGGTGGGGAGGCAGTGCTTCTGGTTGGAGAGGGGAACTTCTCGTTCTCTGCCGCTCTGAGCCGGATCGTCGCCACGGAGACAAATGACATCACCTCGGGGACCGATGACATCACCAGGGAGACCGATAACATAGCCGGTGGGAGGGGTTTGAGGATCACAGCCACCTGTCTCCAGACCAAAGAGGAGGCGCTACGACACCACGGCTCCGCCcacaacatacacacaatcacacactcag gtggggAGGTGCTGTTTGAGGTGGATTGTACGCgtctgtcagagtgtgtgtgtctgcgtggtcGACAGTTTGACCGCGTCATCTTTAACTTCCCTCACTGCGGTCGGAAGAGTGGTGTGAAGAAGAACAGGCTGCTGCTCAAACACTTTTTCctcag ctgtgtgggGGTGctgaaggaggaaggggaggtgcTTGTGTCTCTGTGCAACGGGCAGGGCGGGACTCCAGCCGACCGGCCAATGAGAGAGTGGCACAACAGCTGGCAGGTGGTCGCCATGGCAGCAGAGGCAGGGCTTATCCTGAACGAGGTCCGCTCCTTCGATGGCGAGAAACCTGACAGTTACCAATCCACCGGGTACAG GAGCCAGGATAAGAGTTTCCATGCAGAGCAGGGCGTGACTCATGTGTTCAGTCGTAGTGTGGCCTGCAGCGCCCCCAGAGGAAGGACATGA